AATAACTCTCATACACGAACTGATTTGCTTAGTTCGCAAACTGGTCGATTTTGAGATATTCCAGGACGTTATTTCTTTCAATTATGCAGTTCGTGAAATGGTGTATTTTTAAAGTTTTCTGTACACCTTTTGTATTCAAGTACACAAATAGTTTTGGACAGTTCACCAAATTGTTAAATACAAAGTATTCTTGAGTTATGAGACGACTATTTGTTCACAAATTGTTTTGGATAGTTAACGAATTGTTTTCAGACTTGTAATATTATGTTTGTCGGTTTCAGAATCATTATTCTTGGAAAACCACTTGTGCACTATGTATACTTACGATTGCGCatatcttctttgtgattcaagacaaacttctcacatgcttacatgaacaaTCTATATGGAGAAGTTCAGCTTACTTGGTTACAAAGTAATTCGTAAACATGAAAACTAGTTCACGGACCTAGCTTTGTTTGTAAGCTACCAAGCCTTGTTTATCAACATAAATCATTGCACACTAGAATCTCAATCCTCGCATTAATATGTCTTAGTTacggctagagtcgtcctcttaaAAAACTATATTAGCTTACGATTTTGAAAGACTTCactaagggattcgtgaatcccgatcagactatcttttacctgatagttattGTTATcaggatcttgttcttattgattattATAACTTATGAATTATAGATCcgaaacaagatagatagaaatcacaaggtactattcgtcttagactttgtgattccacgagaTAAATATCCAAATCACTTCTGGTATTTTTCTTATGAACTGGAACTGATTAGGCATCTCTATaagttttgaagaaaataagTTGTCTTAATAGTTAAGTTTGCGTGATATATTTTTTCCTTGAAGATCCCTCATGAGCATATAGACTTTTGtatctttattgaatatctttctgAAGGGAAATTAAATAGGTTTTCTGTTAGAGAGAGAATAGTCAAAAAAGTCTTCACTTATGTTGAAGCAACTCCTAGGCTTGTGAATgatatcagttaagggaatcgTGTTACGTAGGGTCTTGCGAGATCCAAGAGACTTAAAGGACCACACCTGAAGTTGAGTTGCTCGTAAGGTCGATtcaatctcaactacattccaggccAAAGTCTGATAGTTGGCTTGTGTCTGcaacgtcttaatacagtgtggttttcaagttctggactaagtcccagggttttctgcatattgcagttttcctcgttaacaaaatttctggtgtcttgtattatttcttttcagtattatattgtttatctttagaaGTATCGCAAGTAGTACGTTAAACAACCTAGATAGTTTTTAAGCCTAACAAGAgttattcttgagaatttgtatgtTGAAATAAAGATTGGAAGACTTACTCTTATTAGAATTCGGTACTTATGACAATTGGAGTACATACTAGGTTGttgcttggatattgatttttgagatcgtccaaataGAACTTGTCTACATATCAGGTATCAGATATTTCCTATTGATATGTGCTACTGATTGTGACAAGTTTGCCCATAAAAGTTTTCGTACAAAAGGTTGATATACTTGGTATCCTTTGTTTTTCACATAGATACCTAATCATGATTAAATGAcaaaaattaatattttaattaactAACTTTTTAGAGAACGATTGCTGATAGATTTATCTCCACCGCGTCAGTTAGTCATACCAATAACCACGTCAGTATAATAGTTGCTCAACTATTATGTTGTAGCTGGTCATTTAACATTTTTGTAAATCTCATATTCACAATGACTGATGTTTTCCGTGGGCCTCATAGTTTCCATGCATAACTCATCATtcccacacacacacaaaaatgaagaaaaatgttATTGCTAATTATGTACTACACCATTTGCTCTAcaagaaacctattataggggctctAAATATTGAGTTTTGATGGCTCACAAGATGACAAAATCGGGTTatgaaatagtaatcaacaaaaccccatatccaactattttttgtAGCGGCTAAATTACCCTGCAtgaattataaaattaaatttattaccttctccttctcttttcattcataaatcatgatgaagatgatgattataatttcatcatgttgaagatgatgatcatatacaaaatactaaatctattatcttctccttctcttttcattcatgaatcatgatgaagatgaggatcaTAAAAATACcttattattcttctttctccttttttATTTTCCGTCGTGATAAAGAAGAcgatcacaaaaagaaaaaactaagaaaacccatcacttatttttgcttttgaaaacCCCCAACTTTGAACAATAAGCTAAcctacggttgggaaaattcaTAGTTCCCATCCGTACGTACAAGTTACGGTATGGAAGTATGATTTTTTCAAACCGTATGATTTTTGAACCCAAAATATACAGTTTGGAGTTCTTAACTCCAAACCGTAGATGACATACGGTTGGGTTTCCCAACCGTAGACCGTAGATACAGCGTACGGTTGGGAAACCCAACCGTAGACAGTTCTGAAActattttttcaaaaacctaattcgaTCGATTCCGCCTATCCATGCATTAAAACTAATGAAATAAGAtgggtttttttgatttttacctTATTAAAGTCATTGTGGGTGGATTAAGTGGTGTTAACCGaaaatgaattattttgagaattgatGATTAATCGAAGAAATAGGCGATGGAGGTGGtggggaagaagaaaatggaagagttaaaaggagaggaatgaaaacgagttagttttaggtttcaatatttaataggttaaggatatttttagtatttttcttatgAATTAGGTCCCCTTATCTTTATTGTAGGATATTTGAATCTTTAGGAGCCCTCAACACTCTTTTCTTTGAGCATACACCATCCCTAATCACCGAGGTAAATGCAGCAGAGTTGATGCCATTGATTGGCGTTCGAGTTACCAAAATCACCTTAATCAAGTCAGAAACGGCGGTTAATAATAAATGATCGACATAGGCTATCATCGTCATTATTAATTAGGTTAAGATAGATAGATACTAAGCAACTTAATTCACCAACTAACCAAACGGTAACTACTATTACCTGAATCATTACAATCATTTTCTTTACTAAATCTCAACCATTAAATTAAAAACGCGTCAGCTATATTAAAAATCAGGTCAATTAATCTAACGATCACAAATCTTTCGCTACATCAACTCTTTTCCTCTTCTCTGTGTATAAacaactctttcttcttcttcactttcagaTTTTCGTCTTTCACCATTTCTCTTTCTCAGAGAGAAAAATTCAGTCTTGTTGATTGAATTTGAATTGAATTTTCAGCTTAATATAGAAGTAATGGATTTTTGATAAGGTTAAAATGAACTGATTTCTATTCAttcttttttctcatttttagggtttttcttgtGTTGTAGTTATTTTGAGGATTTTTGTGCTTAGATTCTGAATTATATGAGGGCTTTGGATCTTAAGGCGTTTTTATTTACTGGGTTTTAAATATtgtttgatttcttctttaattggtgATTTCAGTGTTATTGGATGTTTCAAGGAGGAGCAATCTTGTTGTTATCGTTATAGCGGATCGTTGGCAGTAATTGATTGTTCAAATGTGGAAAAAggtactttatttttggacttcgaTTTCGATTTAGATTTGATCAATTTTGGGAAATTTAAGTGGTAAGGTAGTGAGGAAATGTAACCCTAATTTATAgagtacttgattttttttaggtgatAAGTGAAGAACTAAGATATCGGATCGATTCATTTTATTGTTTTGCTTATTGATTGTAAAATAAAGCTAAAGAATGGGTGAAGTGGATAGTATTGAACTGAAATTCAGAATTTTTGATGGTACGGATATTGCTCATACGAATTACGCTTCTACTACTACTGTTGCAACTCTCAAGGAACGTCTTGTTGCACAATGGCCTCAAGGTTTGGAACTTTTCCATTTTACATTCTTTATTTCTAATGATTTGGACTTCATCGCGCATTTGCGTTCTTTATGTTTAAATGTTTTGGATTGGCTTGCTTCTAGAGTAGAGAACTGGGTGGGGTAAAGTTTATGGGATCATATTCACCTGGCATACTGATATGCTGTATACCGACTAACACTGGTACTAAGAATCTAAGGTTCTTTGTTATTCTCTTGGTGTCATTTTCACTCATGGTATGTGAGATCAGCACTCTTTGGAACGTCCTACGCACTGAAACCTGTTTTAGCTGCATGGAGGAATCTATGTACTGATGTTGATAGAATGGGAGGTTATGCAGGATATGGTTCACACACAAAGAAAGAAATATCATATGGCTCTTTATCTCTAGAAGGTCGAGTATGTAGACATGTAGCTGGATGAACCTTGTTGGTAATGAATCGGATACTTGTTTTATAGTTTGCTTGGCTTCAATAGCGTTGGTTAAAAGTAGTGGGTACTAGTTACTCTTTTTTCCACAGCCATTGGTTTTAGTTCAGTCTAGAATAAGCTTGTACCAACAACATTGAACAAATATTCCTTGTGACAAACTAAATGAAGTTTGTTGTAAACGTTTGTCTTTGATGTTATTGGAAAGTCGGACTCGGTGTCAtcatatatatgtattgctaaaCTTTGATAACACTGGAAGCTGAAGAAGTTGGAGAATCAAAATAAAGTTCTTGCTTTGCCTTGACCTTTTTCTTAACTAATACCATCATCTGTCAGCAAAAATAATCGTTTTTCTGTGCTCAACTGACCTTATGAGAAAGTCTCTACCctaacatggttatgctcatacatccttGTAAAAATGTGGGACATGTCACAAGGAAAGTGAGGACATATTTCGAGTCAGTTCAAAATTACAACTTTACATAGCTATTCACTGGAAATGAACGACTGAATTACCCTTACTCATGAACGTTTATATTTAAAGATTGTTCTGATTTGTTCAAATTTTGGATTGACTAGTTTTTAGACTTTTCCTCATTTCTACTTCAAGTGTTTCTGAAATGCATTTTGTTTTTGCAGATAAAACAGTCATTCCCAAGTCAGTAAATGATGTGAAACTCATATATGCTGGAAAAGTTTTGGAAAACACCAAGACACTTGCGGAATCCAGAATACCATTTGGTGACCTACCTGGTGGGGTTACCACAATGCATGTGGTGGTGCAACCTTCTTTAGCTAGAAAGAAGACAGGTATTAAGCTTTCCTGTCCTTTCCACATCTTGTTCAATTTTCGAGTTCTACAATTGCAAAGTCTCAAACTATGTTAAGATTGTTCAGTTTATGATCATTTTAGAGCTTCAGACAGTACACTTCGCTGGTCAACTTCAGTTATGCATTCCCAAGGGAAAATCAGCAGTGTTATTTCCCTGCAAAACTGTCTGAAATTCTGGAGTTTGatttatacttttaagagaaaaaagaaaatcttatgcAACATGGAATTGACTCAAGCTTAGTTCCAGACTGGATGACTTCTCATGTTCCTACAAATTTAATTGTGAATAAGCCCATTTGTCTAGCCAATAATGGAACAGAAACAATAATAAAAAGACGTACTTTCCTTCTTTCCATCTTTTCTTACTCTATTGACTTcactatgttttttgttttttctgttgTCAAAATAGATAAGAATCACGACGATATACCAAATCCAAAAGTGTGCTCCTGTACAATCCTTTAGTTGCAGAGTTGTGTTCCTCAAGCCCGACATTATACAGATGACAATCCCATTAGATATCTCTTCCGTTTTTCTTTATATCTTTTTGTGATTGCCAAACCATCAACAGTATCCAGGTATTCTTACTGTTGCCATCTCCATTTGTAGTTTTTATTGTCGTCATTGTTTGTTCTTGTTGGTCTCGGTGTTGTAATCATCTGTTATGAAGTGGTGATGTGAGGCTCAACAAAATATGTACTGCTTCCTAAATGCAATATATACATCGGAAAGCTCTTATTTCCATCCATCATTTTTATTGGAAGTTTTACAATTTGCTCAGGTTTAAATTTGCCTCAAACAGATCCAGGTTCCTTGTCCACAACTACTGATAACAAATATTGAGTCAGTACTGAAACCTGGATATTACATCTTTTGAttgttttatgtatttttctagtATCCAACTGGATTATTGCATGGTAATTCTGTCCCAGTTCAGATCCATAGAAGAAGTGGATGTAAAATGTTCTCTTGGTGCTTTTAGTTACTGGCAGATCCACTGAAATTTCACTCCTGAACTATAATTAGCGCTTCTCCTCCCCAGTATCATTGAGTCTCTTTGAACAGCCAACATATTATGCACTGATTATAACAGCTAATTACAGAAACCCATTGAATACCAACAAACGAAGTAATGAAGAACTGTTGGAgtcaattttcttttctttttttgcctCACAGGACTCTTTTACTATTCCAGTTGCATTGAACAAATACAATAGCTACAactaaacagaaaagaaaaacaaaacaaaaaatgtgAAAAGCTAGGTGAATTTAACAGTAAAATGAATGGTTCAAAAAGCCTATAATTTCAATCATCTTTGTGTAAGGTTAGGATGATTTACACGACGAAAAGGCCATCCTCTCAAAAGTTCAGCCTTTGCATCCTCTCCCAAGGTCCCCTGAAGGCTGTGTATGCTAAATATCAGGGTTCCAAAGCTGTGTGTTGGCTCTTCTGCACAAGGCATGCTTTGCATCCAACTAAAGACTCGCAGTAAAGGGAGGAATCAGATTTCCCATGCTTTGCATCCAACTAAATAATGTCATGCTGATCTCTATCAAAAAAAACAAGTTGAGATTCTTCGGAAGAGTCACCAAAGCAGTTCTCCTTTCCATAACTTCAAAACCAATGCATTCTCAGAACCCAAGCAAGAACCTGAATAAATCGCTCAGTGAGATAATGCCTTCCACGCGCTTGCTACCGGCCTCAACAATTACAAGCCGTCTCACCCCTGATGAAATGACAATgttaagaaattttttgaaaagaaacaagacTAGGAAAATAGAGGTACATTCAAGCCCTCTAGGATATAACACTCACCAGGATTGGCCAATCGCTCCATCACTTTATGAAGCGGATCAGAACGCAGACACATGTGACATCGCTGCCCATTGACGAAGCCATGAGGAGAACTTGCATCTTGGCCCAATTGCAGTGCCTACAAAGATCTTGATTATATGAGACTCCACCACCTGGTTAATACTTCCATTTGTATCGAATTTGCATCCCACAGTTTGACAATGTAGATTTCTAAAATATGAGgatcttcaaaagaaaaagaatttgtaGTCTTTGACAGATACTATTCTATCCACCACCCATATTGGATGTTTAACAGCATTTCAAGGAAAAGGATTCTACCAGATGTAAGATAAACCCAAAGGAAAATTTAGTGGAAAGAGATCCAATTCTGCAGGGAATAACAAGCTAGAGGATGGAAATCTAATCATCAATCATGATTAGGAGGATGCTAGTTTATGGTGTTACGTGCTAGTATAGGCGTGCACGTGACCCCCAAATAGCCATTGGATCATGGCATTCATCCTAAGAGTTCAACAGCCAGAGGATTAAAGCTCCTGGATGGGCATCACCCACGTCCAAAGCCATCGCGTAGGCCGCGAATAATCCACGATTAACTAGTGAGGTGTTCCTAGCACAGCTAAAAAGTTGCAACACTAGTTGCCTAACTAGTATTGCAATTGCTTGTCATGATAATTCTCACGTATCTTACCATATCACTTTCTCAAAACCGGTAATACAAGGTAAATATGTGAAAATGGTCATGACAAACAGATGTAATACTAATAATACAAGACAAAAGATGAGTGAAAATTTGACAGACCAGTAAGAAGAGAATGTTTACCTCTTATTTTTCCAATATTGTACAAGCACCCTATTGAGTAATCATAAAACTTTCGTCTGACAAGTGTTAGGACTTTACGACTGATGAGGAAGAGATTCCGGCTCATATAACCTTATGTGCTTGACTTGTTCACAAGACAACAATAAGTCTTCCCAATGTTAGTTACTTAAttgtttattttgtaattcggACATTGAAACTTTGGATCATTTTCTTTCGCATTGTAATTATGCTTGGGAAGTTTGGTGCTTCATCGTGGCTACTAGGATCTATTGGTCAGCAGTGGGAACTCTTTTACAACAATAGACTTGGAGAAACAATTCAAGAGCTTttggaagaagaacaaaggaagcaAATGAGTTGATTCAAAATGTTAAGGGATCAATCATTCTATGGACTTCGGAAGAAGATGTCATTGAAGGAATCTCAATAGAACAGGTGTTATATCATTGGGAAAGAGTGGTGCATACGTAATCCTGTATCAATGTTCTGAGATTCCAGTTTTGGAATTATTGTAGatactttttcttttaatatgACATTTCTTTaccacaaaaaacaaaaataagacgaGAAGGGTAAAATATAAATTTATGTCACATTCAAACAAGAAAAAGAGGTATACCTGGTAAATACTCATTTCATCTAGCTGAATCCGCGCATATGCTTTATCTTTAGCCAAAGCAGTAATGTCACTGTTAGATCATGAGAGTGTTACCCCTAAATTAGTTGCAAATAACTGGAAATATATAAAAATTTGATATACACTGCTTAATATTTGATCTTAAAAGCAGAACTATCTAGTACCTTCGAGAATAGATATCCAGTAGTGAGTCATTATCGTCAACTATTGGTATTGAACTAACTTGAGCTGCAAAGGTAGAAAATATATGAATACAATCTGAACAAAAACAAGAGACACAGTTGACAATTAAAGCAGAATAGTTTCATCCAAGTCTATCACATGGAACAACGACATAAACAATGTATTATAAATCCAGAGTCATAACACTTCATCTACAGCTAAAAGATGATTATTTCTGACCCTAATCATGCATTTGATCAAGAATAAGTTTAAAGGCTTGTACCGTATCATATTCGACATTATACTGCAAACTTTGAACCTTGCTTTAGTACAAAACATTAGGGCTTCAAAGATTAACTCAGAAACGAGAACTTACCCTGAATTAACAAGGACAGGGCCGAATAAAGAGATGCACTTGGTCTCAACATTGCCAAAGGTCGCCCATTAGATTCTCCAATTTTTGGCAGCCAAGTTCCCAAAGGAAATGAACAAATTGGCTGCTGCAGAATCGGCAATAAGCTGGAAGAATGTCTAAAATGCCTGCAAATACCTGGAAATTAGGAGACCAATTGGTCAGTAACAGTCTAGTATACAAAATACTGAGTCAAGAATAGAGCTTACATTTAAGAATTCCTGAAAGGGAAGCAATGTGTAGTAGCTGCGGAAATGAACCATCCTGTGAAGCGGAATGAATAATTGGAACTGTAGCCACatcattttgcataattttaactGAAAGATCCTTTAAGGAATCATATGGTCCCGCCTGTACATAACAAACAGTAAGATCAGAGGGTTATCTGAAGAACATCACAACCTTTCTGTAACTACTGAAATGTAAAAGTCTCTTCGTATATGAGAAAATCAGAGAAGGGAAATCGAATAAGGTAGATTGAAATGTAGGGCATGGAAGTTTCTAGGTTATAAACTGTATAACAAGTAATAACATTCCCTGAAGATGGAAAGTATTTACTACTGTGTCAGAAGGAGAACGCCGTTGTCTTGTTGATATGTTATGAGCCTTGACGGGCCTTACCAGCTAAGGCGCATCACCTTATTTTGGGTTTTGTTTTTATCTGATCAGTAACTAGGTGTTGAACTGTTAATATTTGGGAAGGGAGCCACCTGAAAAACTTACTTGGATAAGACGCCTAGGAAACACCCTTCCATTTCCGTCGGTTTGTCTTTTAATATGCATTTTCCCCTCTTTCCAGGCGGCTATAGTGTGTGTCTCGAGCTCTTCCTCTGTCAAATTTGATCCATGGCCAAGCTGCAACTTAAGGTGTCAGAAAGCAAATCAAGAAAGTCAGGAGTTCACACAATGAAAGCTTCTTAATGAAGCAGTTTTGTTTATCATTCATCTGATGAATATCGCTTATCCACTATATGTCTATATTCGTAAACTATGAAAACAAATTTTTACATGATTATAAAGATGCATGTATAGACAGATCTCCTCCTCATAATTGACAACTTGCTGAAAGAGCAACTTCAATACATGCCAACAttagaagaatatatatatatatccatggTAAAATTACAGATTTCCGACATACCTCTCTCAGGATTAACACAAAGTCTGATGCAGTAATAACTCCAACAAATTGCGCATTGCAGAAATCCCACAAAGGCGCCACGGTTATTCCCTGGAAATGAGCTTTGATTAAGAAAATGAAATATATCTAACTACTGTACTTGTCACAGAAGGTAGGTTCTCAATTCCCACTTAAACCACTCTACGGCTTCACAGACTACCTATAACCTGAACGGAATGCTAGTGGATTCCTAACGAAGAGAAAATACCTGCTCATAGAGTATGTGAAAAGCTTGCTTGACAGGTAAATTAACATCCAAAGCAATGACCTGCACCAATAAAGACATTAGAATCAGAATAATAAATATTTCCGACATCAGACCAGAATAAATACCAATATGCAGGGTCTAAGAAGGGGAAGTGAGGCATTCAAACCTTGCCTGACTCAGGGAGCAACTCGTAAGCTGTATGAGTCGACAAAAATACTGAAATGCGGCGACGAGAGACCTCCAAATCAACAGAAGAAACATTTGGCACTGCCTCCTGCAGTGTGTCATCAATTACTGTCACCTGTTCAAAAAATCAAAAGTAGCACACAATTTAGAATAATGTACCATGGTGTTTGAAATTAACAATCAAACTTACATGAAAAGAATAATTGTGGTGGATAGAATTTAGACTTATCACACTTTCAAGAGCCTCCTCATCCACATCCATATGGGATCTGGACCGAGGTGTCTCTGGAGCCAAGGTTAATGGAAACGGATCAGGTTCCCTAATTAGCCGCCTAATATTCACTATCCCATAATTCCCAGAAACAATAGGAAGACGCTCATCATGCCGCCACTCTCCATCAACAAAAAACTTGTACTGCGTGTGACAAGAACACATCAGTCTTCGTTGGTTATATCAGTTCATGGACAATTAGTATAATCGTCATAACAGCAACGAACTTTGTTAATTAATGTGCACGACTAATTAAAAGTTATTTGTCCGTACTAACCTGATGGTATCCTGGCGGTAAGCTGAGAATAGCCTGAAACACCAACGGGCAACCCTCCACCGGGGACATTGGTATAGACTCTGTCCACCTAAGTTAAGATTTACATAACATGCCCACATTCAAGATATATAAGCAGGGCACATACAAACAAATCCAAATTGTACAACACCCAAACATATTCAAAAATGGGACACCCATAACATACCGAAATTAGAAACATGCAAATTTAAGACACAGCTCACCTCGTGAAGGAGCCACTAATAAAAACACTTGTCCCACCATACGGCCAAACGAAACGTGCTGGAATTAAATTAACACCCGTAGCAGCTCCGACCGATGATTCCGACACAGAATCTGCTCCCAAAGAGTACATCCCTAATCTCAATTCACTGTATAATATAACTTCTTAATTCAATAACCCCAATTCTTCTCTTCTAACTATCACTTCTCACAAAAATCACCACTTACTCACATACTAACCACATTTTGAACATTGAAATCCAGAACCCAGGCTTTGATTTTCCTTCCAACAGGGATCCTCTACAATTAAGCAGAGGATCCCTTAGCAATTACACATCTCTCATTCAGATCCAAAACCACCTTATATGCAGAGATAAAACACATAAATTTTTCAACAATGAATCCTCAATTAAACTCAACACCCAAGTTCTATATTCGTTTTCAATCTCTAAATATCCAAATTACTCAATATTTGTTTTAAGAATTCAACAACATCTGGTTCTCTCAACCTTaacgaaaatcaaagaaaaaaaaaaggagatttTATGGAAACGGATAGATTCTATTCTATAGGgtaagataatcaaaaccctagatAATAAGACAGAGAAATAAGAACCGAATAAAATTGAATAGTCATGACATTGTTTGGATCTACGATGGTTTCAATGCTTCTTTGCCCGCTAACacaagaaaagagagagaaaattacaagacaaaaatgagaaatgaaaaaactaataataacataaaaaaaaataaagaggaGGAAACGTTTTGGACTGTGTTTGGCTTACACACAAACaaaagttttcctgcattttaaGGTAGAAAAAGGTGCTTTTAACGAAAATGATAGGGCACTCCAATCCACTAGTTACTTACTCCCTTCGACCGTTTTATTTCGGCAGAGTTTtggctttatttttttttattttttttttgaaaagaagaagTTTCATTATTAATAAACAGAAATTTTTCTTGGGTAACGAGTCCCCACCGAGTCATTCATAACAATTACATTAAGGAAATCAGGATGAGTGTGCTCCCGTATGTGGGTTGATGTTCTGTTACTGATTCCAATCCCGTGTTGTAATTGTTTTTTTGCTGCAAAGTCTGCAAGTCCATCCGCCGCTTGATTCGCTTCCCTATATGTGTGTGTTATCACATAAACCTGTAGTAAACGGAGATGTTGTTGTATTTCTTGTAGCAAAGTTCGTATGATCCAAGGCGCCTCAGAGGGGTCCTTCGAGACAAGTGTTAACAGCGCCGTTGAGTCCGTTTCGAATTGGATGGTGTTCCATTCTTTGATGGTCGCCATCCTCACAGCTAGTAGTAATGTCCATGTCTCTGCCACGATTGCTGTCGTTTTTCCAAGTGGTGTTGTCATAGCCATAATCACTGTACCAGCTAGTAGTAGTGTCCATGTTTGGCTTTAGTTCAGTAGGAAATATTAATAGGTCCTAAAAATAATAGTATTAGAgttagtttggtccagttgatccagtcaactgtctgtttggtcctttttaaaaatatttattattgtttggtccaGAAAAGTATTGTTTGGTCATAGGGTGCACAATACCCACGCGGGATGATGTCATCAATGATGTCACGGTCCTTTAATTGTGACGGAAATACCCTTTTTcacttttttctctctcctaatataaataaataaataaaaacttaaaatttaaatatcttttgaaccatatgtccaaaaatgataaattttatatcttcGGAAAGCCCTCAACGAGAGCTATCCAACGAGTACCATTGCCACTATATTTCGGTGCTTTTAATTTTTACCTTATTTTTTAGCTATaaaatgaactattataagaaTTCATTCTATAAAATGAACTACTATAATGAATAATTATGCTAATTAGTTCATTTTAAAAATTGAACTCTTAGGATTAAATAACATACTAATTCATTCTATAAAATGAACTATCATACGACTTCATTAGATGAAATGAACTGGTGTAATCAActattattacgagttcattctacaaaatgaacacctatcaagggttcattctacaatattaacTAGCTATATGA
Above is a genomic segment from Papaver somniferum cultivar HN1 chromosome 10, ASM357369v1, whole genome shotgun sequence containing:
- the LOC113318742 gene encoding sucrose nonfermenting 4-like protein isoform X7 translates to MSPVEGCPLVFQAILSLPPGYHQYKFFVDGEWRHDERLPIVSGNYGIVNIRRLIREPDPFPLTLAPETPRSRSHMDVDEEALESVISLNSIHHNYSFHVTVIDDTLQEAVPNVSSVDLEVSRRRISVFLSTHTAYELLPESGKVIALDVNLPVKQAFHILYEQGITVAPLWDFCNAQFVGVITASDFVLILRELQLGHGSNLTEEELETHTIAAWKEGKMHIKRQTDGNGRVFPRRLIQAGPYDSLKDLSVKIMQNDVATVPIIHSASQDGSFPQLLHIASLSGILKCICRHFRHSSSLLPILQQPICSFPLGTWLPKIGESNGRPLAMLRPSASLYSALSLLIQAQVSSIPIVDDNDSLLDIYSRSDITALAKDKAYARIQLDEMSIYQALQLGQDASSPHGFVNGQRCHMCLRSDPLHKVMERLANPGVRRLVIVEAGSKRVEGIISLSDLFRFLLGF
- the LOC113318742 gene encoding sucrose nonfermenting 4-like protein isoform X6, whose translation is MFKMCELRLGMYSLGADSVSESSVGAATGVNLIPARFVWPYGGTSVFISGSFTRWTESIPMSPVEGCPLVFQAILSLPPGYHQYKFFVDGEWRHDERLPIVSGNYGIVNIRRLIREPDPFPLTLAPETPRSRSHMDVDEEALESVISLNSIHHNYSFHVTVIDDTLQEAVPNVSSVDLEVSRRRISVFLSTHTAYELLPESGKVIALDVNLPVKQAFHILYEQGITVAPLWDFCNAQFVGVITASDFVLILRELQLGHGSNLTEEELETHTIAAWKEGKMHIKRQTDGNGRVFPRRLIQAGPYDSLKDLSVKIMQNDVATVPIIHSASQDGSFPQLLHIASLSGILKCICRHFRHSSSLLPILQQPICSFPLGTWLPKIGESNGRPLAMLRPSASLYSALSLLIQAQVSSIPIVDDNDSLLDIYSRSDITALAKDKAYARIQLDEMSIYQVVESHIIKIFVGTAIGPRCKFSSWLRQWAAMSHVSAF
- the LOC113318742 gene encoding sucrose nonfermenting 4-like protein isoform X1; the protein is MFKMCELRLGMYSLGADSVSESSVGAATGVNLIPARFVWPYGGTSVFISGSFTRWTESIPMSPVEGCPLVFQAILSLPPGYHQYKFFVDGEWRHDERLPIVSGNYGIVNIRRLIREPDPFPLTLAPETPRSRSHMDVDEEALESVISLNSIHHNYSFHVTVIDDTLQEAVPNVSSVDLEVSRRRISVFLSTHTAYELLPESGKVIALDVNLPVKQAFHILYEQGITVAPLWDFCNAQFVGVITASDFVLILRELQLGHGSNLTEEELETHTIAAWKEGKMHIKRQTDGNGRVFPRRLIQAGPYDSLKDLSVKIMQNDVATVPIIHSASQDGSFPQLLHIASLSGILKCICRHFRHSSSLLPILQQPICSFPLGTWLPKIGESNGRPLAMLRPSASLYSALSLLIQAQVSSIPIVDDNDSLLDIYSRSDITALAKDKAYARIQLDEMSIYQALQLGQDASSPHGFVNGQRCHMCLRSDPLHKVMERLANPGVRRLVIVEAGSKRVEGIISLSDLFRFLLGF